The genomic window CTCGTCCTGCTCGTAGCCGGCTACTCCTTTCAGGGCACCGAGCTCATCGGCACGGCAGCCGGCGAGGCCGAGGACCCCGGCCGCACCATCCCGCGCGCGATCCGGACGATCTTCTGGCGCATCCTGCTCTTCTACGTCGGCGCGATCGCCGTCATCGGCTTCCTCATCCCGTACACGAACCCGAACCTGCTCTCCAGCTCGGAGACGGACATCGCGGTCAGCCCCTTCACCCTCGTCTTCGACAAGGCGGGCGTCCTGGGTGCGGCGAGCGTCATGAACGCCGTCATCCTCACCTCCGTGCTCTCCGCGGGCACCTCGGGCCTGTACTCCTCCACCCGCATGCTCTTCGCCCTCGCCGAGCGCGGGCACGCCCCGGCCTTCCTCATGCGCCTCTCGCGCCACCAGGTGCCGATGAACGCGCTCATCGCGACGACGCTCGTGGGCATCGCGGGCTTCATCACCTCGCTCGTGGGCGACGGCGCCGCCTACCAGTTCCTGCTGACGATCTCCGCGCTCGCGGGCTTCATCACCTGGGCGGGGATCTCGTGGTGCCACTGGCGCTTCCGCGCGGTCTTCAAGGCGCAGGGGCGCAGCCTGGACGAGCTGCCGTACCGGGCGCGCTTCTTCCCGGCAGGGGCGATCGTGGCGCTCGTGGCCTGCGTGGCGATCATCATCGGCCAGGCCTACGAGCCCCTGAGCGAGGGCGCCTCCGTGGGCGAGGTGCTCCTGCCCTTCATCGGCGTCCCGGTCTTCTTCGGGCTGTGGTGGGGGCACAAGCTCGTCACCCGCGCCCCGGCCGTGGACCTCGCGACGGTGGACCTGGGCCGCGACTGAGCGCAAGCGGTCCGGCCACGACTGGGCGGCCAGCGGTCCAGCCGCGACTGGATGGCCGGCGCCCCAGCAGCGACCGAGCGGAAGCGGCCCGCCACGACGGTCGAGCCACCCCGACCGTCCGGGCGCCCCGCCGTTTGAGAGCCCGCCCCGGCCCCCGTCAGGCGACGACGAGGAGCGCCCCGAGGACGGCGAGCGTCCAGGACGTGAGCGAGCCGATGAGGAACTCCTCGGCCTTGAGGCCGCTTGCGTCCTTGGAGATCTCGGGGAAGCGGATGACGCCCTTGGCGGCGATGATCGCGGCGAGGGCGGCGTTCGCGCCGGCCCCGGCCAGAAGGATGAGGAGGACCCGCTCGAGGGGGCCGATCCAGCGGCCTCCGTGCAGCGAGGGGACGCCGTCGTCCTGCCCGTCGGCCTCCGCGCCCCCACTCGCGTCGGCTGTTGCGCTCGATGTCTCGCGCTCGACCTGATGGGCGACCGAGGGCGACTCCGGTGCCGTCGACGCGCCGTCGGCCTCCGACTCGGTCGCCTCCTTCCGCGAGCCGTCGCCTCGGACGCGCCCGGCGACGTCGGCACCCCGTGCGAGGGCGAGGACGGCGGCGACGGGCTCGTTCGCGGGCGTCGTCAGGAGCATGAGGGCACCGGCCCCGGCGGTGACACGGTCGATGGTGCCGGCCGGCCCGAGGCCGTGCCCGCCGGAGAAGGCGTCGATGACGGCGCACAGCACGACGACGAGGATCATGGCGCCCCAGCGGACGACGACGGTCCGCTCGTCGGCGGGCCGCAGGTTCGCGAAGGCCCACGCCGCGGCACCGGCGAGGGCCACCGCGGTGCCGACGAGCCCGGCGCCGAGCAGGAAGAGCCCGGCGAGGACGGCCACGACGACGAGCCCGCCGCCGGTAAGCAGGAGGACGGTGCGGCGCGAGCCCTCGGGACGACCCGCGGTCGCCTGGAGCGCGAGGGAGACGGCGCCGAGGAGGAGGATGAGGAGGGCGGTCATCAGGCTTCTTCCTGGTCGGCGGTCGATCGCTTCACGGCGGAGCCCCCACCAGTCGGAGCGTCGCGGCGCTCAGCAGCGGCGGCGTCGTGGACGGCGCGGAGGTGCTCCTGGGCGGCGAGGATCCCAGCGCCCGCACCGCGTGCGAGAGCGGAGACGGCCTGCTGGCTCAGCCTCTCCTCGCGGGCGACGTCGACCTGGGTGCGTCCGAGCAGGAGCGCCCCGATGACGCGGCGCTGGCGCGCCTGGAGACGGCAGACGGCCTGGTCGCGCAGGAGGAGCATCGCGTTGGTGAGTGCCTCGACCCCGGGCTGGATCCCGGGCTCGGTGCCGTCGAGCGCCGCGGCGCGCTCGGGGGCGACGCGGATCCGGGTCAGGGCGAACTCGCGTCCGGAGTCCTGGAGCTCGTGCGCGGCGTCGATGGCCTCTCTCGCGGCCCACCAGGCGGAGCCGTCCTGGACGACGTCGGCGGCGGACGGGTCGACCTCGCGGACCTCGCCGATCCCGAGGCCGAAGCGCAGCCTCAGCCCCTCGGGCAGGAGGAGGCAGGCGCGCAGCGTGAACTCGAGGGCCGGGGCGAGGCCGGCTGCGACCGCCTGGAACTCGTCGCCGACGGTGGCGCGGGCGGGTTCGAGGAGGGCGAGGCCCTCTCCGGCGGCCTCGAGGACCTCGAGGAAGGTGCGCTGGGCGCCGGCGCGGTCCTCGAGGCGGCGCGAGCCCACGATGTCGGCGATGAGGGCGCACACCGGAGCGGTGCCGGCGGGCGACGGTCCGGGACTGCCGGATCGGGAGGGTGCGGGGGTCACGGGTTCACGATATTGCTTGTACTCAATGTCTTACAAGCATGATCGAGGAGGGTCTGCAGGGGCGCCCGGCCAACTCGATCAGGCTTGTATCAGTGGGAGTACAAGCGGAATCGAGGTCACTCGCTGAGCAGGGTGCCGCCGGCATCGAGGTAGCACTTACCGCACAGGGACTCGTAGGTGACGTCGACGCCGTCGATGGCCACCTGGTCGCCGTCGAAGACGAAGCGGTCCCCCACCTTGCGCGCGTTGAAGATCGCCTTGCGCCCGCATCTGCAGATCGTCTTGAGCTCCTCCAGGGAGTGGGCGATCTCCAGCAGACGGCGCGAACCCGGGAAGGAGACGGTCCGGAAGTCGGAGCGGATGCCGTAGGCGAGGACGGGGACGTCGTCGATGAGGACGAGCTCCATGAGCTGGTCGACCTGGCGCGGGGCGAGGAACTGGGCCTCGTCGACGAGGACGCAGTCGACGCCGTCGAGCAGGGGCGCCGTCGAGGCCGCGTCGCCGAGAGCGCGCTCGCGCACGAGGGCGCGGACGTCGTCCTCGGGGGTGACGAGGAGGTCGACCTCGCGGGAGAAGCCGAGGCGCGAGACGACGGTCGACTCGCCCTTGGTGTCGACGTCGGCCTTGACGAGCAGCACCCGCTGGCCGCGCTCCTCGTAGTTGTAGGCGGTCTGGAGGAGGCCGGTGGTCTTGCCGGAGTTCATGGCGCCGTAGCGGAAGTAGAGCTTGGCCATCGTTCTCCTCGAGGACGGGCGGGGATCGGGAGGGAGTCTGTGCGCGCCGCCGGCGCGGGTGCGGAATCGGGCGCTGCCCGATGCTACCCGCGGCGGACGGCGTCCCCCCCCCGGGCGGCATCCCGGTCGCACCGATAGGCTCGCGGGCATGTCTCAGCGCAGCAGTGACCGCCGTGGAACCCTCCGGTCCAGGATCGAGCGCGCCGAGCGCGTCCTGGCCCCGGCGCTCGACCGGCTCCCGGGGGCCTGGCGGACGCGTGCCGCCCTGGTCCTCGCCGTGGTCGGCGCGGCGGCCCTCGCGCTGTTCGTGTCGATCGCCGACGGGGCCATCGAGAACGACGATCTCTCCGCGCTTGACCCGGCGGTGACGGGCTGGGCGGTGCGCAGCCGCGAGACCGTCCTGACCTCGGGGGCCTGGTTCTTCACGGACCTGGGCGGCACGGTGGGGCTCATCGTCCTCACTCTGGTGGCCGCGGCGGGACTGACGATCGGGCACCGGAGGGTGCACGCGGTGACGCTGCTGCTGACGATGGCGGGCTCCTCGGTGACGACGGTGCTGCTCAAGCTGGCCTTCGGGCGGCAGCGCCCCTCGACGGACCTGCTGCTGGGGGCACCGTCGGCGACGTACTCCTTCCCCTCGGGGCACTCCTTCAACACGGCGGTGTTCATGGGCACGCTGGCGGGCTTCGTCGTGCTCTCCGGGACCACGCGGGGCCGCAAGACGGCGGCCGTGCTCGTGGCGGTGCCGTCACGGTGCTCGTGGGGCTGTCCCGCGTCTACCTGGCGTACCACTGGATGACGGACGTGCTGGGCGGGTGGATGCTCGGCGTCGCCTGGCTGTGCGCGAGCTGCCTGCTGGCGCTGCTCGTCGCCGCCAGACGGCGCCGGGACGCGAGTGCTCAGGAGTAGACGGCGTCGAGCCACCACCTCCCCGAGCGCACGAGCAGGAGCGGCGGCCCCGTGTCCGTGACGACCTGGAGGTAGGCGCGTCGTGAGGCGCCCTCGGGCCGCCACCAGCCTTCGTCGACGGGCCAGGGACCGGCCCAGGACAGGACGCGCCGCTCCCCGCTCCCGACGAGCCCGACGACCACCCCTCCCCGGGCGAGGTCGAGGACGGCGGGGACGCCCTCGAGCTGCCCCTGGGCGCTGACGAGGACCTCCCGGCCCTCGTCGTCGGCGAGGTGCACGGGCACGGCACCGAGGGGGACGACCGAGGGCGAGGGCAGGGGCAGGGCCCCGGACCAGGGCGCCGAGCCCCCAGCACCGGCGCCCGTCGGAGCGCCCCGACCGGAGCGCTCGTCCACTCCCGCACCGGTGGACGAGCCCGCGGGGCCCGTGCCGGCAGCCGGTCCGGCACCTGAGGAGGGCGCGTTCCCCGAAGCCCGAGCGGGGCGTCGCCGCGGCCGCGCGGAGGCCCTCTCCGGCGCCCCGGTGTCGGCGGGCCTCTCGCCCCAGGCGACGAGGCGGCTCCGGGAGCGGGGATCGCGTCCCTCGACCAGGAGGGGCACCTGGACGCCGCCGGCCCCGAGGAGGGACTCGACGCGCTCGGCGGCCCGCCGCGCGCGTCGCCGCCCCTGCTCTCCGGGCGCGGCCCACAGACCGGCCTGGGAGGCGCCCGCAGGGACGAGCTCGAGGGCGGTGAGGCGCAGCCGGGTGAGGGCGGAGGCGGGCGGTCTCCCGGAACGGCCCGAGAGCCAGCCCTCGAGCTGCCAGCGGACGCGGTCGGTGAGCTCGGCGGCGCTCGGTGTCGTCTCGAGCATCCAGGAGCGTGAGAGCTCGGCGCCGTTCTCGCAGGCGGCCTCGACGAGGAGGCGCCCCGCGGCGAGCCCGCGGCCGACGAGGAGGGCGGAGAGGCGCTCGGCGATCTGCCGGGCGGCGAAGGCGGCGGCGTCGACCCGCTCGACGGGCGGGTCGAGCGCGGTCTCCACGACGGCGTCGGAGGCCGGCCGGTCGCTGCGCGGCACCTGGCGGGAGCGTCCCGAGGCGAGGAGGTGGGCCCTCTCCCCCACGGGCCCGAAGCGGGCGGAGACGTCCGGCAGGGGCAGGGCCGCGAGGTCCCCGAGGGTGCGCAGGCCGAGGCGTCCGAGGGTCTCGAGCAGGTCCCGGCTCTCCTCCCGGGCCCGGCGGGTGGGCAGGGCGGCGAGGAGGGAGTCGAGCGGCCAGGGGGCGAGGAAGGCGGGGGCCCCGCCCTCGGGGACGAGGACGCCGTGGCGAGCGGCGAGGACGGCGCCGAGGAGGGAGTCGGCGACGCCGACCTGGCACTCGACTCCGGGCCCCTCGGCGACGGCCTCGACGAGCCCGGCGGCGAGAGCCCCCTCGCCGCCGAGCCAGCGGGCGGGGCCGCGGGCGCCGGACAGGGCCAGGCCGGGGCGGGCGACGACGGGGTCGGCGAGGACGGTCCCGAGGGCGTCCATGACGGACTCGAAGGCGCGGGCCTCGCGCTCGGGCTGCGGGGGCAGGACGACGAGCCCGGGGCACAGGGAGCGGGCGGTGCGCAGACGGGAGCCGACGGCGACGCCGGCGGCGCGGGCGGGGGCGGAGGCGGCCTGGACGCCGCGGCCGCCGACGACGGCGACCGGGGTGACGGCGGGGTCCGGCAGGAGCCGCTCGCCGCCGGGGAGCGGGCGCCCGGCGAGGAGGCGGCGCTGCTCACGGGCCTCGAGGGTGAGGGCGACGACGGGCCAGTCGGGCACCCAGACAGCGACGAGTCGCGGCGCCCCGACACCTCTGCCGGGGGACGCGCTCGCCGCCGCGGCTCCGACGGAGGGGCCGGAGGACGCGGAGGGGGCGCTCACCGTCGGCTCCTCGTCAGGGGCACGACCTCGGCGAGGCCCGCACCGGCGGGCACGGCGCCCGTGCCCGCCGTGGTGGGCGCAGGGGCGGGGACGGGTGCAGGGGCAGCCGCGGAGGTGGCGAGGGAGGCGCTCACCCCGGAGGGTGCGAGCTCGAGGCGCGAGCCGGCGCCGGGGCGGGCGGGGTCGCGCAGCGACCAGCGCAGGCCGCGCAGGTAGCCGGCGGGCATCTCCCGGGCGGGGAGCGCCGGGGCCGGCTCCGGGGCCGCGATCGAGGTGTTCTCCAGCGGGCGGGCGGGCGCCTTGCCGGCCCCTGCGCCGATCCCGGCGACGAGGGCGAGGCGCCCGCGCGGCTCCGGGCGCCCCTCCTCCGGGCCTTCCGGGCGACTCTCCTCCGCCGGGGACGCCGGGAGCGCCCTCTCCCCTGCCGGCTGCGGGGCCGCTCCGGGCTCGCCGGTGTCCGTCCCCTCCGGGGCAGCGACGAGGCCGCGCGCCCCCTCCCAGGGCAGGTCGCTCAGGATGAGGGCGCCGCGCTCACGGGCGCGCGCGTGGAGGGTGCGGCGGTCCCGCGGTCGCAGGCGGGAGGCGGTTGCGGCGTCGACGAGGAGGACGTCGACGCCGTCGAGCAGGGCGCTCGTGGCGGCGAGGAGGAGGGACGGCTCCAGCCCGGCCGCGGGGACGACGAGAACGCGCTCGAGGTCGAGCCCGGCCTCCGCGGCGGCGTTCCACCCCAGGTCCTCCCCTCCGACGACGGCGCACCAGCCGTGCCGCCCCTGGCGCTGGGCGGCGGCGGCCAGGAGGACGGTGCGCGAGCCGGTGACGGCGAGGGCCCCGGCGGAGTCCGGGGAGAGCCCGAGCCAGGGGTCCGACCCCGCGGCACCGGCCTGACCGGGGACCTCCGGGGTGAGGAGGTCGAGGGCCGTGGCGCCCCGGGAGGCGGGGGCTCCGGTCGCACTGGCGAGGGCGCTCCCGGCGGGCGCCCCCTCGACGGCGTCGAGGGCGCGGGTCATGGCGCGCTGGACGTCCCGGGCGGTGGAGTCGTGCAGGCCGGCGCGCTGCTCGGCGAGGGCCAGGGCGGCGCGCGCCGCGGCCAGGCGCGAGGCGCCGTCGCGCTCCTTCGTCGGTGCTGGTCCCACGTCTCCTCCTTCCGTCACCGGGCCCCACGACCCGACCGTTCGAACACGTGTTCGACGTGGCGGAGGAAGAGTAGCGCCGACCCCGGACACGCGGAAGGGGCTCTTAACCGCACGCCGGACGTCCCGGCCGCCGACCCGCCCCGTCCCTCACCCCCGTCCCGTGCCAGTACCCGCGATTCCCGTCGGAGCCTCCCGCTAGGGTGAGCACGAGCACACCGGATCCCGCGACCCGTCGACCACCCGCACCAGCAAGGAGTCACCCCATGCCCGCCGATCTCACCCGCCCCCGCGCCCAGTCCCCCTACGACCACCTCCCCGCCCTGCCCTCCTTCGAGCTCGCCAGCGAGGACGTCGCCGAGGGCGAGCGCGTCGAGGACCGATTCACCGGCCTCGGGGAGAACGTCTCCCCCGAGCTCCACTGGTCCGGCTTCCCGGAGGGGACGCGCTCCTTCGTCGTGTCCTGCTTCGACCCCGACGCCCCGACCCCTGCCGGCTTCTGGCACTGGACGGTCGTCGACCTCGACGCCTCGGTCACCTCCCTCGCCCAGGGCCTCGGCGAGTCCGACCTCATGCTCGACGGCGCCGCCTTCCACGTCGCCAACGACTCCGGCACGCACGCCTGGACCGGTCCGTACCCGCCCGCCGGGGACGGGGACCACCGCTACGTCTTCGCCGTCCACGCCCTCGACGTCGACACCCTCGGCCTCGAGGACGACGCCACGCCGACGGCGGTCGCCTTCAACGTCGCCCAGCACGCCCTCGCCCGCGCCACCCTCACGGCCACCTACTCCGTGCCGGGCGAGCCCGGCGCCGCCCCCTTCATCCGGGAGGCCCGGTGAGCGCGGGAGGCCGTCCGCTCGCGCTCGTCACCGGTGCGACCTCCGGGATCGGCCGCTCCGTGACCGCGGACCTCGCACGGGACCACGACCTCGTCCTGCTCGCGCGCACGGAGGCGGACCTGGTCTCCCTCGCGGGCGAGCTCGCCGCGGGCCCCGGCACCTCCGGCGCCGCCGTGCGGACCGTCGCCGTCGACCTCACCGATGACGCCGCACTGGCCGCCGCCGTCGCCGATCTCGCGCTCGACGGGCTCGACGTCCTCGTCCACTCCGCCGGGATCGAGGC from Actinomyces radicidentis includes these protein-coding regions:
- a CDS encoding SatD family protein — translated: MCALIADIVGSRRLEDRAGAQRTFLEVLEAAGEGLALLEPARATVGDEFQAVAAGLAPALEFTLRACLLLPEGLRLRFGLGIGEVREVDPSAADVVQDGSAWWAAREAIDAAHELQDSGREFALTRIRVAPERAAALDGTEPGIQPGVEALTNAMLLLRDQAVCRLQARQRRVIGALLLGRTQVDVAREERLSQQAVSALARGAGAGILAAQEHLRAVHDAAAAERRDAPTGGGSAVKRSTADQEEA
- a CDS encoding YbhB/YbcL family Raf kinase inhibitor-like protein; this translates as MPADLTRPRAQSPYDHLPALPSFELASEDVAEGERVEDRFTGLGENVSPELHWSGFPEGTRSFVVSCFDPDAPTPAGFWHWTVVDLDASVTSLAQGLGESDLMLDGAAFHVANDSGTHAWTGPYPPAGDGDHRYVFAVHALDVDTLGLEDDATPTAVAFNVAQHALARATLTATYSVPGEPGAAPFIREAR
- a CDS encoding Y-family DNA polymerase, with protein sequence MPDWPVVALTLEAREQRRLLAGRPLPGGERLLPDPAVTPVAVVGGRGVQAASAPARAAGVAVGSRLRTARSLCPGLVVLPPQPEREARAFESVMDALGTVLADPVVARPGLALSGARGPARWLGGEGALAAGLVEAVAEGPGVECQVGVADSLLGAVLAARHGVLVPEGGAPAFLAPWPLDSLLAALPTRRAREESRDLLETLGRLGLRTLGDLAALPLPDVSARFGPVGERAHLLASGRSRQVPRSDRPASDAVVETALDPPVERVDAAAFAARQIAERLSALLVGRGLAAGRLLVEAACENGAELSRSWMLETTPSAAELTDRVRWQLEGWLSGRSGRPPASALTRLRLTALELVPAGASQAGLWAAPGEQGRRRARRAAERVESLLGAGGVQVPLLVEGRDPRSRSRLVAWGERPADTGAPERASARPRRRPARASGNAPSSGAGPAAGTGPAGSSTGAGVDERSGRGAPTGAGAGGSAPWSGALPLPSPSVVPLGAVPVHLADDEGREVLVSAQGQLEGVPAVLDLARGGVVVGLVGSGERRVLSWAGPWPVDEGWWRPEGASRRAYLQVVTDTGPPLLLVRSGRWWLDAVYS
- a CDS encoding phosphatase PAP2 family protein, with translation MSQRSSDRRGTLRSRIERAERVLAPALDRLPGAWRTRAALVLAVVGAAALALFVSIADGAIENDDLSALDPAVTGWAVRSRETVLTSGAWFFTDLGGTVGLIVLTLVAAAGLTIGHRRVHAVTLLLTMAGSSVTTVLLKLAFGRQRPSTDLLLGAPSATYSFPSGHSFNTAVFMGTLAGFVVLSGTTRGRKTAAVLVAVPSRCSWGCPASTWRTTG
- a CDS encoding amino acid permease, which produces MSSTQPGAPTAPDAATSGEGLRRSLASRHLTMIAIGGAIGTGLFVASGATISQAGPGGALLAYALVGVMVWLIMQSLGEMAAYLPVAGSFGEYGSRFVSPSFGFAIGWNYWFNWAITVAAELVAAALVMKYWFPDTPSIVWSALFLLVLFVINALSARAYGESEFWFATIKVVAVVVFLVLGVAMIAGIIGTSPGTASWTTGDAPFVDGPKGVLLVLLVAGYSFQGTELIGTAAGEAEDPGRTIPRAIRTIFWRILLFYVGAIAVIGFLIPYTNPNLLSSSETDIAVSPFTLVFDKAGVLGAASVMNAVILTSVLSAGTSGLYSSTRMLFALAERGHAPAFLMRLSRHQVPMNALIATTLVGIAGFITSLVGDGAAYQFLLTISALAGFITWAGISWCHWRFRAVFKAQGRSLDELPYRARFFPAGAIVALVACVAIIIGQAYEPLSEGASVGEVLLPFIGVPVFFGLWWGHKLVTRAPAVDLATVDLGRD
- a CDS encoding thymidine kinase — encoded protein: MAKLYFRYGAMNSGKTTGLLQTAYNYEERGQRVLLVKADVDTKGESTVVSRLGFSREVDLLVTPEDDVRALVRERALGDAASTAPLLDGVDCVLVDEAQFLAPRQVDQLMELVLIDDVPVLAYGIRSDFRTVSFPGSRRLLEIAHSLEELKTICRCGRKAIFNARKVGDRFVFDGDQVAIDGVDVTYESLCGKCYLDAGGTLLSE